Proteins from a single region of Trichoderma asperellum chromosome 3, complete sequence:
- a CDS encoding uncharacterized protein (EggNog:ENOG41): MSSPQAMATTLQTGGGSFTVANPRQTTLPPALPDRNVTADTIEDAYVRFIFYCNPALPPDADTNSLREAFANPPKSGGKSFSPFVIFELVRRFYRREIKTWTELTITLGVEPPDLSKDESVQKIAQYGVRLKKWMNSMHVKAFFEYLMDIQNDYWTSIPDDPDPTSRPVRDGVAIEDDMALRALLPHIRPKRGRRRPDADDVAGSPAAQRPRLSPPSAIDGHRGSWSAHPDARGHGLPMDPSRPGAMAAWSSNDTVQTPLSRYPNSAITPSTRSSFWDDALEPRSAITPSKPKLSAQRRGPKNVSSAWKPQGADSSVKLRGRPPIHRAPVEPPANPLNPPHPSNPSPMTSWAPTPDSNLSDPPPVPMAPKDPIPMVPDPAQMHPQIRNQVSPYAPADTAAPVLSAHAQAQAQAQVRIITPSAPPGLLTSGMGVNPLDAGARPARPSISLQVPERQGGTVRLATPPLPPPLPPPIPMVPMNGQPANDIPTLLGAGQGPPPPPPPPPPPPPPPLSQRPQANGWDPFSQPSAARVNDTNTAPASAEPTSQAGPTKDVPQYFFENLDDRTNLDGLISYFTHVLHNSDWVDPQGNQQEIAGLDECTAMVNATIEHMYRNAESSQAFLINLAALCGAKMLMSNRPRCYRVETSEGVYSYYFDWQYRFGPLKGQFTMTHSVPVTMWKKPGPGERSEASQQEEGLTAQQWQAKYGALMDEIEKRDQELYDMQNKVISAMKGDPI, encoded by the exons ATGTCCTCACCGCAAGCCATGGCGACGACGCTGCAGACGGGTGGCGGCAGCTTCACCGTCGCAAACCCGCGCCAAACCACCCTGCCGCCCGCATTGCCCGATCGCAACGTGACGGCCGACACCATCGAGGACGCCTACGTGCGCTTCATCTTCTACTGCAATCCTGCGCTGCCGCCAGACGCAGACACCAACAGCCTGCGAGAGGCCTTTGCGAACCCGCCCAAGAGCGGCGGCAAGAGCTTCAGCCCCTTTGTCATCTTCGAGCTGGTGCGGCGCTTCTACCGCAGGGAGATTAAGACATGGACCGAATTGACCATTACGCTGGGCGTTGAGCCGCCGGATTTGTCCAAGGACGAGAGCGTACAAAAGATTGCCCAGTACGGCGTCCGTTTGAAG AAATGGATGAACTCGATGCATGTCAAGGCCTTTTTCGAGTATCTAATGGATATCCAGAATGACTATTGGACCAGCATCCCAGATGATCCAGACCCTACCAGCCGGCCTGTTCGTGACGGCGTGGCCATCGAAGACGACATGGCCCTGAGGGCTCTTTTGCCTCACATTCGCCCCAAACGAGGTCGCCGAAGGCCAGACGCCGATGATGTCGCCGGCTCTCCGGCGGCCCAGCGGCCGCGCTTATCCCCCCCGTCGGCAATTGATGGCCATCGGGGATCGTGGTCCGCCCATCCAGATGCCCGAGGCCATGGCCTGCCGATGGATCCTTCCAGGCCGGGCGCTATGGCTGCTTGGAGCTCCAACGACACCGTGCAGACTCCGCTGTCCCGATATCCCAACTCTGCCATAACGCCTTCGACCAGGAGCTCGTTCTGGGACGATGCGCTGGAACCTCGTTCTGCCATCACTCCGTCTAAGCCCAAGCTTTCTGCCCAACGGCGAGGCCCCAAGAATGTATCTTCGGCATGGAAACCACAAGGAGCTGACAGCAGTGTAAAGTTACGAGGAAGGCCCCCGATTCATCGCGCGCCCGTCGAGCCCCCTGCCAACCCTCTCAACCCTCCCCACCCTTCGAACCCTTCCCCTATGACATCGTGGGCTCCGACTCCCGATAGCAACCTGTCCGATCCTCCTCCTGTTCCCATGGCTCCTAAAGACCCCATACCGATGGTGCCTGATCCAGCTCAGATGCATCCGCAGATTCGTAATCAAGTCTCACCATATGCGCCAGCAGATACGGCTGCACCGGTGCTGTCGGCGCATGCACAAGCGCAGGCACAGGCGCAAGTACGTATTATCACTCCCTCTGCGCCTCCTGGCCTCCTAACCTCCGGTATGGGTGTCAATCCTCTCGACGCTGGCGCTAGACCTGCTCGGCCCAGCATATCTTTGCAAGTCCCTGAACGACAAGGAGGCACAGTTCGACTCGCGACGCCcccgctgccgccaccgcTACCGCCACCAATTCCAATGGTACCGATGAATGGACAGCCAGCAAACGATATTCCAACACTGCTAGGTGCTGGTCAAggaccaccaccaccaccaccacctccacctcctcccCCACCTCCACCATTGTCACAGAGGCCGCAGGCTAATGGCTGGGATCCGTTCTCACAGCCGTCTGCGGCGAGAGTAAATGACACAAATACCGCTCCGGCCTCTGCCGAGCCTACAAGCCAGGCTGGCCCAACCAAGGATGTGCCACAATATTTCTTTGAAAATTTGGACGACCGGACCAACCTCGACGGGCTAATATCCTATTTCACCCATGTCCTGCACAATTCTGACTGGGTAGACCCTCAGGGGAACCAACAAGAGATAGCAGGGCTAGACGAGTGTACCGCCATGGTCAATGCCACGATCGAGCACATGTACAGAAATGCCGAATCCTCCCAAGCCTTTCTGATCAACTTGGCAGCATTGTGCGGCGCCAAGATGCTCATGTCGAATCGCCCGAGATGCTACCGAGTCGAGACCTCGGAGGGCGTTTACAGCTACTACTTTGATTGGCAATATCGTTTTGGCCCCCTCAAGGGACAATTCACCATGACTCATAGCGTGCCAGTCACGATGTGGAAAAAGCCTGGGCCGGGAGAGCGGAGTGAGGCGtcgcagcaagaagagggccTGACAGCGCAGCAGTGGCAGGCCAAGTACGGCGCTCTCATGGACGAGATTGAGAAGCGTGACCAGGAACTGTATGATATGCAGAACAAGGTGATTTCAGCGATGAAAGGAGATCCCATTTGA